In Terriglobia bacterium, the following proteins share a genomic window:
- a CDS encoding c-type cytochrome, with product MRRIGFLGLLIFTVLALAAWSQQQTPETPPQKIIKKAPMKHTPADSGMRMYRAYCAVCHGTEGKGDGPAASELKVPPTDLTMLAMHNDGKYPAEHVAAVLRFGTEKPAPAHGTADMPIWGQLFATSPVHGTNPAMVQLRIRNLTQYIETLQAK from the coding sequence ATGAGACGCATCGGATTCCTGGGATTGCTCATCTTCACGGTTCTGGCTCTTGCGGCATGGTCGCAACAGCAGACCCCCGAGACCCCGCCACAGAAAATCATCAAGAAAGCCCCGATGAAACACACTCCCGCAGATTCGGGTATGAGAATGTACAGGGCGTATTGCGCCGTCTGCCACGGGACGGAAGGAAAGGGCGACGGTCCTGCCGCTTCGGAGCTCAAGGTACCACCTACGGACTTGACCATGCTGGCCATGCACAATGACGGGAAATACCCCGCCGAGCACGTGGCCGCGGTCTTGCGCTTCGGAACAGAAAAGCCGGCCCCAGCCCATGGCACGGCTGACATGCCCATCTGGGGTCAGCTCTTCGCGACCTCTCCCGTGCACGGGACGAATCCGGCCATGGTTCAGCTGCGCATCCGTAATCTGACGCAATACATCGAGACGCTGCAGGCGAAATGA
- a CDS encoding D-aminoacylase — MTRFLARSFAAAFLLLAGAGMFLRSQEKPPSFVIAGAQLADGTGAPLRAASVRVAGGKIVQIGKFAAAQGERVIDGTGLVLAPGFIDMHNHSAEGIAEDPLAESQIAQGITTVILGPDGDSPWPVGAWLEARRKNPAALNLATLVGHEPVRRAVMGQDYKRVATPEEIAKMAALVEQGMREGAIGFSSGLEYEVGSYSSTGEVVALAQAAAKHGGFYETHIRDEADKAFDALREEIAIGERAHIPVEHSHIKLGTVAVWGKAPGYIRLIEEARQRGVDFLADCYPYDAWHSTIKVLVPDKQYENPQSVEKALADVGGANHVTITGFPPNPAYENRTIAELAGARGISPVAMFIRIIREGDAANSDAAVIGQSMVESDIQAFYQQPWVMVASDGGIGMHHPRGAGTFPRVLGLFVREKHWLTLPEAVRKMTALPAQRLGWKDRGVLREGAAADLVLFNPGTVIDRATFAKPFELPAGIEKVFVAGELVWDAGKPTGARPGRVLPN, encoded by the coding sequence ATGACGCGATTCCTTGCACGCTCGTTTGCCGCAGCCTTCCTCCTTCTCGCTGGCGCCGGAATGTTTCTCCGCTCCCAGGAAAAACCGCCATCCTTCGTCATTGCCGGCGCGCAGCTCGCCGACGGCACCGGCGCGCCGCTGCGCGCCGCCAGCGTGCGCGTCGCCGGCGGCAAGATCGTGCAGATCGGCAAGTTTGCTGCGGCCCAGGGCGAGCGCGTCATCGACGGCACGGGCCTGGTCCTGGCCCCCGGCTTCATCGACATGCACAACCACTCCGCGGAGGGCATCGCCGAGGATCCGCTGGCCGAATCGCAGATCGCCCAGGGCATCACCACCGTGATTCTCGGCCCGGATGGCGATTCTCCCTGGCCGGTCGGAGCCTGGCTCGAAGCGCGCCGCAAGAATCCCGCCGCGTTGAACCTGGCCACCCTGGTCGGCCACGAACCGGTGCGCCGCGCCGTCATGGGGCAGGACTACAAGCGCGTAGCCACTCCGGAAGAGATTGCGAAAATGGCCGCGCTCGTCGAGCAGGGCATGCGCGAAGGCGCCATCGGATTTTCGAGCGGTCTCGAATACGAGGTCGGCAGCTACAGCTCCACCGGCGAGGTCGTGGCCCTGGCCCAGGCCGCCGCAAAACACGGCGGCTTCTATGAAACGCACATCCGCGACGAAGCCGACAAAGCCTTCGACGCCCTCCGGGAAGAGATCGCCATCGGCGAGCGCGCGCACATCCCCGTCGAGCACTCGCACATCAAGCTCGGCACCGTAGCCGTGTGGGGGAAAGCTCCCGGATACATCCGCCTGATTGAAGAAGCGCGCCAGCGCGGCGTCGATTTCCTCGCCGACTGTTATCCCTATGACGCCTGGCACTCCACAATCAAGGTGCTGGTTCCGGACAAGCAGTACGAAAATCCGCAAAGCGTGGAGAAGGCGCTGGCCGATGTGGGCGGCGCAAACCACGTGACCATCACCGGCTTCCCGCCGAATCCGGCCTACGAGAACCGCACCATCGCGGAGCTCGCCGGCGCTCGCGGCATCTCCCCCGTCGCGATGTTCATCCGCATCATCCGCGAGGGCGACGCGGCCAACTCCGATGCCGCCGTGATCGGCCAGTCCATGGTCGAAAGCGACATCCAGGCCTTCTACCAGCAGCCCTGGGTCATGGTGGCCAGCGACGGCGGCATCGGCATGCACCACCCGCGCGGCGCGGGCACCTTCCCCCGCGTCCTCGGCCTCTTCGTCCGCGAGAAGCACTGGCTCACGCTGCCCGAAGCCGTGCGCAAGATGACTGCGCTCCCCGCCCAGCGTCTCGGCTGGAAGGACCGCGGCGTCCTGCGCGAAGGCGCCGCCGCCGACCTCGTGCTCTTCAATCCCGGCACGGTCATCGACCGCGCAACCTTCGCCAAACCTTTCGAGCTGCCTGCGGGCATCGAAAAAGTTTTCGTCGCCGGCGAACTCGTCTGGGACGCCGGCAAGCCCACCGGCGCGCGCCCCGGCCGGGTCCTGCCGAATTAG
- a CDS encoding ABC transporter permease: MLTAYALLVFAFLYLPIAVLIVYSLNRDGVGGFPPQHFTLAWYRQLFADNAIWDAVLNSVFVAVASVLLSLTLGLLAALALERATFPGKPLFRRLVLLPLILPGIITGLSLLMFAVFAGVKLSLLTVFLGHGTALISVATTELFAGLQKMDRAQEEASLDLGASQWQTFWRVTLPNLKLPLIAAALLIFTLSMDEIAVTFFLIGRDNTLPLEIWGRLRRGITPEINAISTIIFAASVVLIVIWYRLRARTERAERLLL; the protein is encoded by the coding sequence CTGCTCACTGCTTACGCGCTGCTCGTTTTCGCCTTCCTCTATCTGCCCATCGCCGTGCTCATCGTCTATTCCCTCAACCGCGACGGCGTCGGCGGCTTTCCTCCGCAGCATTTCACGCTCGCCTGGTACCGTCAGCTCTTCGCCGACAACGCCATCTGGGACGCGGTTCTCAACAGCGTGTTCGTCGCCGTGGCCAGTGTTCTGCTCTCTCTGACCCTCGGCCTCCTCGCCGCTCTCGCTCTCGAGCGCGCCACCTTTCCCGGCAAGCCGCTCTTCCGCCGACTCGTCCTTCTCCCCCTCATCCTCCCCGGCATCATCACCGGCCTCTCCCTGCTCATGTTCGCCGTTTTCGCCGGCGTCAAGCTTAGCCTCCTCACCGTCTTTCTCGGCCACGGCACCGCGCTGATCTCCGTGGCTACCACCGAACTCTTCGCCGGCCTCCAGAAAATGGACCGCGCCCAGGAAGAAGCCTCGCTCGATCTCGGCGCCAGCCAATGGCAGACCTTCTGGCGCGTCACCCTGCCCAACCTGAAATTGCCGCTCATCGCCGCCGCCCTGCTGATCTTTACGCTCTCCATGGACGAAATCGCCGTCACCTTTTTCCTCATCGGGCGCGACAATACCCTGCCCCTGGAGATCTGGGGCCGCCTGCGCCGCGGCATCACCCCGGAGATCAACGCCATCTCCACCATCATCTTTGCCGCTTCAGTCGTGCTCATCGTTATCTGGTACCGCCTGCGCGCCCGTACGGAGCGCGCCGAGCGCCTGCTCTTGTAG
- a CDS encoding ABC transporter substrate-binding protein codes for MKRRAFFLTLLALALACASCKKKEETLSLLVWEGYADPAFVRAFEEAHHCKVVASYMGSSDELVAKLRGGSASNYDVISPSSDVAGMIASTGLAAPLDLAKLPAYSQLSAKLRALPLVKANGRTYGVPFMWGPNPLLYDTTAFPQPPGSWAVFWDPQHKGKVSVWDDLSTVYMAAQILGYDKPDPAQLYNLNDAQLAEVKKKLLALKPNVRKMWTSGGELTNLFQNHEVAAAMGWPLMTNQLRKLNFPIGETIPKENTTGWIDHLMITAASERKELAHAFLAYMIEARTQKKVTDVTGYVPANPAAAQFMTAGEKKSLHLDDPDAYMQRIYFWQDVPRRARYNELWNEVKAAQ; via the coding sequence ATGAAGCGTCGCGCATTCTTCCTGACTCTGTTGGCGCTGGCACTTGCTTGCGCCTCCTGCAAGAAAAAAGAGGAAACCCTCAGCCTCCTCGTCTGGGAAGGCTACGCCGACCCCGCTTTCGTCCGCGCCTTCGAAGAGGCCCACCACTGCAAAGTCGTCGCCTCCTACATGGGCTCCAGTGACGAGCTGGTCGCCAAGCTGCGCGGCGGCAGCGCCTCAAATTACGACGTCATCTCCCCTTCCAGCGACGTCGCCGGAATGATTGCCAGCACCGGCCTCGCCGCGCCGCTCGATCTCGCCAAGCTTCCCGCCTACTCCCAGCTCTCCGCGAAGCTCCGCGCCCTGCCCCTCGTCAAAGCGAATGGCCGCACCTACGGCGTTCCCTTCATGTGGGGCCCCAACCCGCTCCTCTATGACACCACCGCGTTTCCCCAGCCTCCCGGCTCCTGGGCTGTCTTCTGGGACCCCCAACACAAGGGCAAAGTCTCCGTGTGGGACGATCTTTCCACTGTGTACATGGCCGCGCAGATCCTCGGCTACGACAAACCCGATCCCGCGCAGCTCTACAATTTGAATGACGCGCAGCTCGCCGAAGTCAAAAAGAAACTCCTGGCCCTCAAGCCCAACGTCCGCAAGATGTGGACCTCCGGCGGTGAGCTCACCAATCTTTTTCAGAACCACGAAGTCGCCGCGGCCATGGGCTGGCCGCTCATGACCAACCAGCTCCGCAAACTGAACTTCCCCATCGGCGAAACGATTCCCAAGGAAAACACCACCGGCTGGATCGACCACCTCATGATCACCGCCGCTAGCGAGCGCAAGGAACTGGCCCACGCCTTCCTCGCCTATATGATCGAGGCCCGGACGCAGAAAAAAGTCACGGACGTTACCGGATACGTTCCCGCGAATCCCGCCGCGGCGCAGTTCATGACCGCCGGGGAAAAAAAGAGCCTGCACCTCGACGATCCCGACGCCTACATGCAGCGCATCTACTTCTGGCAGGACGTGCCGCGCCGCGCCCGGTACAACGAACTCTGGAACGAGGTCAAAGCCGCGCAGTGA
- a CDS encoding radical SAM protein: MTTRTTIPANAPPGAAPTRPPVCKRKLLRGLVRQAPFVGKNFRLYFQNAWRRKILRSDIVAPYAVSYYVTHKCNLACSYCTQKEPEVFSGELSTAETMRILRCIRRETDSIVITGGEPTLRADIEELVAAARFDCKFRSVLLITNGTLLDRKPDVLRSLTGLVVSLDALAPDPANALSKPAALPRVLENIALAKERMGHAGRITISTVIEEWNVAEVERLLDWCREEGFVFAAQSAQNGKMPNLTLIRSARYLALVEKILARRRAGAQPINGTPRSIETLLRFGDFQCFPTMFPRVYPNGDVFYPCEPLHLIAGNLLRDGSLRKIFARGRKLYGGIPPCRGICYLFGNVLSHYYVNDFWGLAGDFIR, encoded by the coding sequence ATGACCACACGGACCACAATCCCCGCGAACGCGCCGCCGGGGGCGGCGCCCACCCGGCCGCCGGTTTGCAAGCGCAAGCTCCTGCGCGGGCTGGTGCGCCAGGCGCCGTTCGTGGGCAAGAATTTCCGGCTGTATTTTCAGAACGCCTGGCGGCGCAAGATTTTGCGCAGCGACATCGTCGCGCCCTACGCGGTGAGCTACTACGTCACGCACAAGTGCAATCTGGCCTGCAGCTATTGCACGCAGAAAGAACCGGAAGTCTTCAGCGGGGAATTGTCCACGGCGGAGACCATGCGCATTCTGCGCTGCATCCGGCGCGAGACGGACTCCATCGTCATCACCGGCGGGGAGCCGACGCTGCGCGCGGACATCGAGGAGCTGGTTGCGGCGGCGCGCTTCGACTGCAAGTTCCGTTCGGTGCTGCTGATCACCAACGGGACGCTGCTGGACCGCAAGCCCGATGTGCTGCGGAGCCTGACCGGGCTGGTGGTCAGCCTGGACGCGCTGGCGCCGGACCCGGCGAATGCGCTCTCCAAGCCCGCGGCGCTGCCCCGGGTGTTGGAGAACATCGCGCTGGCCAAGGAGCGCATGGGCCATGCGGGACGCATCACCATCAGCACGGTGATCGAAGAGTGGAACGTCGCGGAGGTGGAGCGGCTGCTGGACTGGTGCCGGGAGGAAGGCTTTGTCTTCGCCGCGCAATCGGCGCAGAACGGGAAGATGCCGAACTTGACGCTGATCCGCAGCGCGCGCTACCTGGCCCTGGTCGAAAAAATCCTCGCGCGGCGCCGCGCCGGGGCGCAGCCCATCAACGGCACGCCGCGCAGCATCGAGACGCTGCTGCGTTTCGGCGACTTTCAGTGTTTTCCGACGATGTTCCCGCGGGTCTATCCCAACGGCGACGTCTTCTATCCCTGCGAGCCGCTGCACCTGATTGCCGGCAACCTGCTGCGCGACGGCTCGCTACGCAAAATTTTCGCGCGCGGCCGCAAGCTCTACGGCGGGATCCCGCCCTGCCGGGGGATTTGCTACCTGTTCGGGAATGTGCTCTCGCACTACTACGTGAACGATTTCTGGGGGCTGGCCGGAGATTTTATCCGTTGA
- a CDS encoding ABC transporter permease, protein MYSRLYKAIISVPPLFWVGLFLLLPYALMFAHSFWAVREGFLVHQWNLHNYQTLAGNPVYAEVLFRTMRIAASVTLCSLLLGYPLAYYLSFHAGPRKELLYQLVIVPLWVSYLVRGYAWKTILGSDGVLNGFLQYFHFTSEPAGFLLYSPFAVVLMLTHIYTPFVFLPIYAALEHIPRPLVEASQDLGAGPRATFFRVILPLSLPGLLAGATFAFLLSLGDFLAPLLVGGPSGTMIANIVQSLFGAAYDWPLGAALSVCILLLTVSLLFLTERLEKRWSYKGAAQ, encoded by the coding sequence ATGTACTCGCGCCTCTACAAAGCGATCATCTCGGTGCCGCCCCTCTTCTGGGTGGGGCTCTTCCTGCTGCTCCCCTATGCCCTCATGTTCGCGCACAGCTTCTGGGCCGTCCGCGAAGGTTTCCTCGTCCACCAGTGGAATCTCCACAACTACCAGACCCTCGCCGGCAATCCCGTCTATGCCGAGGTTCTCTTCCGCACCATGCGCATCGCCGCCTCCGTCACCCTCTGCTCCCTGCTCCTCGGCTATCCCCTCGCCTACTACCTTTCCTTCCACGCCGGGCCGCGCAAGGAACTTCTCTATCAACTGGTCATCGTCCCCCTATGGGTCAGCTATCTCGTCCGCGGCTACGCCTGGAAAACCATCCTTGGCAGCGACGGCGTGCTCAACGGCTTCCTGCAGTATTTCCATTTCACCAGCGAGCCCGCCGGCTTCCTCCTCTATAGCCCCTTCGCCGTCGTCCTCATGCTCACCCACATCTACACTCCCTTCGTCTTCCTCCCCATTTACGCCGCTCTCGAGCACATCCCCCGCCCGCTCGTCGAAGCCTCGCAGGATCTCGGCGCCGGTCCGCGCGCTACCTTCTTCCGCGTCATTCTGCCCCTCTCGCTTCCCGGCCTCCTCGCCGGGGCCACCTTCGCCTTTCTTCTTTCCCTCGGCGACTTCCTCGCCCCGCTGCTCGTCGGCGGCCCCTCCGGCACCATGATCGCCAACATCGTGCAGAGCCTCTTCGGCGCCGCCTACGACTGGCCCCTTGGCGCGGCCCTCTCCGTCTGCATCCTGCTGCTCACCGTCTCCCTGCTCTTCCTGACCGAGCGCCTCGAAAAGCGCTGGTCCTACAAAGGAGCGGCCCAGTGA
- a CDS encoding sulfite exporter TauE/SafE family protein, protein MLGGALNAVAGGGSFVAFPALLFTGVPPIAANATNTVSLWVGVGASARAYRRHLNISRRVLLPLLVVSVVGGLTGALVLIKTPAHTFLRTLPWLMLGATSLFTFGKHLTRMLAVDVSREPSSAAIAGACLFELFVAVYGGYFGGGMGIMTLAMLAALGMTDINAMNALKVTLGGAINGVATITFIATHIIYWPQGVVMTAGAIFGGYMSAHYAQKLPQAWIRGFVILTGLAMSIYFFLKAYA, encoded by the coding sequence ATGCTGGGCGGCGCGCTCAATGCGGTGGCCGGCGGGGGCAGCTTCGTGGCCTTTCCCGCGCTGCTCTTCACGGGAGTTCCGCCGATAGCGGCGAATGCCACCAATACCGTTTCGCTGTGGGTTGGCGTGGGAGCCAGCGCGCGGGCCTACCGCAGACACCTGAACATTTCGCGGCGGGTGCTGCTGCCGCTGCTGGTGGTGAGCGTCGTTGGTGGTCTGACCGGGGCGCTGGTGCTGATCAAGACGCCGGCGCACACCTTTCTGCGCACGCTGCCCTGGCTGATGCTGGGCGCGACGTCCTTGTTCACCTTCGGCAAGCACCTGACGCGCATGCTGGCGGTGGATGTTTCGCGGGAGCCCAGCAGCGCCGCCATCGCCGGAGCCTGCCTCTTCGAGCTGTTCGTAGCCGTTTATGGCGGGTACTTCGGCGGGGGAATGGGCATCATGACCCTGGCCATGCTGGCCGCCCTGGGCATGACCGATATCAACGCCATGAATGCGCTGAAGGTTACCCTGGGCGGGGCCATCAACGGCGTGGCCACCATCACCTTCATCGCCACGCACATCATCTATTGGCCGCAGGGCGTGGTCATGACCGCCGGGGCCATCTTCGGCGGATACATGAGCGCGCACTACGCGCAGAAGCTGCCCCAGGCGTGGATCCGCGGCTTCGTGATCCTCACCGGGCTGGCCATGAGCATCTACTTCTTCCTGAAGGCCTATGCCTAG
- a CDS encoding ATP-binding cassette domain-containing protein — MPQSAAPLLEVRGIAKRFGAHEVLKRISLDIAQGEFLTLLGESGSGKTTLLRLIAGFEQPTSGEIWMGGERLDTLPPYRRRVNTVFQNYALFPHLSVRDNVAYGLRVTRVPSHEIAARVEEALRMVKMQEFAGARPSRLSGGQQQRVALARALVNRPQLLLLDEPLSALDANLRKEMQSELKALQREIGITFLFVTHDQEEAMALSDRIALLRDGALEQVASPREIYAHPATAYTARFIGHTNLLRAEIRNEIATCGALRWPVVESAAEAAPLAIGPAVFSLRPEVIRLAAAGSAAPAGAVKFCATIRQQIFSGASEILELACSGGLELRARIPAQGPLAGPHEFFFSAADAIRVRGS, encoded by the coding sequence ATTCCGCAAAGCGCCGCGCCCCTTCTAGAGGTGCGCGGGATCGCCAAGCGCTTCGGCGCGCACGAAGTTCTCAAGCGCATCTCCCTGGACATCGCCCAGGGCGAATTCCTCACCCTGCTCGGGGAAAGCGGCTCCGGCAAGACCACCCTCCTGCGCCTCATCGCCGGCTTCGAACAGCCCACCTCCGGCGAAATCTGGATGGGCGGCGAACGCCTCGACACCCTGCCTCCCTACCGCCGCCGCGTGAACACCGTCTTCCAGAACTACGCGCTCTTTCCGCACCTCAGCGTGCGCGACAACGTGGCCTACGGTCTGCGCGTCACCCGCGTGCCCAGCCACGAAATCGCCGCCCGCGTCGAGGAAGCCCTGCGCATGGTCAAGATGCAGGAGTTCGCCGGCGCCCGCCCCTCCCGCCTCAGCGGCGGCCAGCAGCAGCGCGTGGCGCTGGCCCGCGCCCTCGTCAACCGCCCGCAGCTCCTGCTCCTCGACGAGCCGCTCTCCGCGCTGGACGCCAATCTGCGCAAGGAGATGCAGTCCGAACTCAAAGCCCTGCAGCGCGAAATCGGCATCACCTTCCTCTTCGTCACCCACGATCAGGAAGAGGCCATGGCCCTCTCCGACCGCATCGCGCTCCTGCGCGACGGCGCCCTCGAACAGGTCGCCTCGCCTCGCGAAATCTACGCCCATCCCGCCACCGCCTACACCGCGCGCTTCATCGGCCACACCAATCTCCTGCGCGCCGAAATCCGCAACGAAATCGCCACCTGCGGCGCTCTTCGCTGGCCCGTCGTCGAATCAGCCGCAGAAGCCGCCCCGCTGGCCATCGGCCCGGCCGTCTTCTCCCTCCGGCCCGAAGTCATCCGCCTCGCGGCCGCCGGCAGCGCCGCTCCCGCCGGTGCCGTAAAATTTTGCGCCACCATCCGGCAGCAGATCTTCAGCGGCGCCAGCGAAATCCTGGAACTCGCCTGCAGCGGCGGCTTGGAACTCCGCGCGCGCATCCCCGCGCAGGGCCCCCTTGCCGGCCCACACGAATTTTTCTTTTCCGCAGCGGACGCCATCCGCGTCCGGGGGTCGTGA
- a CDS encoding amidohydrolase, with protein MKTTRFFSAILVLASFFSFSSTARAQSAKIPVADTVVVHGRVYTLNAGQPWAEAVAIRGAKIVAVGSDAEVGKLRGAGTKIIDAQGRLVLPGFVDSHIHFLDGSFSLGRVNLEGAKDPADIQQRLRAYAAQHPGTGWVLGRGWNYAMFGAVALPHKKYLDEIFPDRPVFLEGYDGHTYWANSKALALAGITRETPDPPNGIIVRDPQTGEATGALKEEAQALVARMVPKPTRAEKLAALRAGIRWANQHGLTRVHSCGGDFPELDLYDELRRHGDLTLRFTIAYFLDPPELRPRDLEAIEAARKKFHDEWIDTDAVKFMLDGVVEAHTAAMLTPYSDDPSVQGKLFWDPAKYGAAVAELDKRGLQLFTHSIGELAVRTALDAYENAAKLNRTRDRRPRIEHIETVAAADIPRFGKLGVIASMQPLHSYPDDNLNNVWARNAGPDRSSRAWSWRSIAQAGGRYTFGSDWPVVTLDPWIGVQTAVTRQTTEGAPPPGFVPEQRLSVAETIRGYTLDAAFAGRREKTEGSLEPGKLADLIILSQNVFEIDAHKIAETKVRTTIVAGQVVYQQ; from the coding sequence GTGAAGACCACGCGTTTCTTTTCCGCCATCCTGGTTCTGGCTTCCTTCTTTAGCTTCTCCTCCACCGCGCGCGCGCAATCCGCAAAAATTCCGGTAGCGGACACCGTCGTCGTGCACGGCCGTGTCTATACCCTCAACGCCGGGCAGCCGTGGGCCGAGGCCGTGGCCATCCGCGGCGCCAAGATCGTCGCCGTCGGCTCCGACGCGGAAGTCGGCAAGCTCCGTGGCGCGGGCACCAAAATCATCGACGCCCAGGGCCGCCTTGTCCTCCCCGGCTTCGTGGACTCGCACATCCACTTCCTAGACGGCTCCTTCAGCCTCGGCCGCGTCAACCTCGAAGGCGCGAAAGACCCCGCGGACATCCAGCAGCGCCTCCGCGCATACGCCGCCCAGCATCCCGGCACTGGCTGGGTCCTCGGCCGCGGCTGGAACTACGCCATGTTCGGCGCCGTGGCCCTCCCGCACAAAAAATATCTCGACGAAATCTTCCCTGACCGCCCGGTCTTCCTCGAAGGCTACGACGGCCACACCTACTGGGCCAATTCCAAGGCTCTGGCCCTCGCCGGCATCACCCGCGAAACCCCCGACCCGCCCAACGGCATCATCGTCCGCGACCCGCAAACCGGCGAAGCCACCGGCGCGCTGAAGGAAGAAGCGCAGGCGTTAGTCGCCAGGATGGTGCCCAAGCCCACGCGCGCCGAAAAACTGGCCGCCCTGCGCGCCGGCATCCGCTGGGCCAACCAGCACGGTCTCACCAGGGTGCACAGCTGCGGCGGCGATTTCCCCGAACTCGACCTCTACGACGAGCTGCGCCGCCACGGCGATCTCACCCTGCGCTTCACCATCGCCTATTTCCTCGATCCCCCGGAGCTCCGCCCCCGGGACCTCGAGGCCATCGAAGCCGCGCGCAAGAAATTCCACGACGAGTGGATCGACACCGATGCCGTGAAGTTCATGCTCGACGGCGTGGTCGAAGCCCACACCGCGGCCATGCTCACTCCCTACAGCGACGACCCCTCCGTGCAGGGCAAGCTCTTCTGGGATCCCGCCAAGTACGGCGCCGCCGTCGCCGAACTCGACAAGCGCGGCCTGCAGCTCTTCACCCACTCCATCGGCGAGCTCGCCGTGCGCACCGCGCTCGACGCCTACGAGAACGCCGCCAAACTCAACCGCACCCGCGACCGCCGCCCGCGCATCGAGCACATCGAAACCGTCGCCGCCGCGGACATCCCGCGCTTCGGCAAGCTCGGCGTCATCGCCAGCATGCAGCCTCTGCACTCCTATCCCGACGACAACCTCAATAACGTCTGGGCCCGCAACGCCGGACCGGACCGTTCCTCGCGCGCCTGGTCGTGGCGCAGCATCGCCCAGGCCGGCGGCCGCTACACTTTCGGCAGCGACTGGCCGGTGGTCACCCTGGATCCCTGGATCGGCGTGCAGACCGCGGTCACCCGGCAGACCACCGAAGGCGCTCCCCCGCCAGGTTTCGTCCCCGAGCAAAGGCTTTCCGTCGCCGAAACCATCCGCGGCTACACCCTCGATGCCGCCTTCGCCGGCCGCCGCGAAAAAACCGAAGGCTCGCTCGAACCGGGCAAACTTGCCGATCTCATCATCTTGTCGCAAAACGTTTTCGAGATCGACGCGCACAAAATTGCCGAAACCAAGGTGCGGACCACCATCGTCGCCGGCCAGGTCGTCTATCAGCAGTAG
- a CDS encoding carboxymuconolactone decarboxylase family protein encodes MADRLDDFQKFRADLNEEILGCGHLGIKRFFALDHQAYEPGALPTKTKELLGLTASMVLRCDDCITYHLVRCGEVGWTRDEIIDALNVALIVGGSITIPHVRRAFARMRDIAGLKP; translated from the coding sequence ATGGCCGATCGCCTCGACGATTTTCAGAAATTCCGCGCCGACCTCAACGAAGAGATCCTCGGCTGCGGCCATCTGGGCATCAAGCGCTTCTTCGCGCTGGACCACCAGGCCTACGAGCCGGGCGCTTTGCCAACCAAGACCAAGGAACTCCTCGGCCTCACCGCTTCCATGGTCCTGCGCTGTGACGACTGCATCACCTATCACCTGGTGCGCTGCGGCGAAGTGGGCTGGACGCGCGACGAAATTATCGACGCCCTCAACGTCGCGCTCATCGTCGGCGGCTCCATCACCATCCCGCACGTGCGCCGCGCCTTTGCGCGCATGCGCGACATCGCAGGCCTGAAACCCTGA